Proteins from one Montipora foliosa isolate CH-2021 unplaced genomic scaffold, ASM3666993v2 scaffold_405, whole genome shotgun sequence genomic window:
- the LOC137988072 gene encoding QRFP-like peptide receptor, whose translation MANDSHHQNRTVTPNFEPFSSSECIAWLTVLNIEAVAIVTMNALTIIIYLKERILRKRSMYLMISLAVADMFVTYNLIVDLLLLGDECNFWTINLFRSLEILIFFCSLVYFFVLASVTNLAAISLERMHATFRPFKHRLIKKKIFGAAVAGVWFTAALSTAIVFSPFFLGRSDIATFFHMQASYFALLFCCLFIIVVSYTSITIKVYCGTHPQHHGAIRREIKLTKTLFIVTIVSLMLVMPFTIFWFLFHVTLGEMVKTISYETRPHLTLSLQCLFYGNSLINPLLYALKMPEFKRALFLFLRCRYRSEPV comes from the coding sequence ATGGCCAATGATTCTCATCACCAAAACAGAACAGTTACTCCAAATTTCGAGCCCTTTTCTTCATCCGAGTGCATTGCCTGGCTGACAGtacttaacatcgaagctgttgctatagtgaccatgaatgcccttacaatcattatttacctgaaagagcgaatccttcgcaagcgtagcatgtacctgatgatcagcctggcggttgcagacatgtttgtaACATACAACTTGATCGTTGACCTTTTGTTATTGGGCGACGAATGTAACTTCTGGACGATTAACCTGTTCAGGAGCCTTGAGatcttaatatttttttgtagtTTGGTGTATTTCTTTGTACTAGCCTCTGTAACAAaccttgctgctatttctttggagcggatgcacgcaacgtttcgtccattcaagcatcgcctcatcaaaaagaagatatttggagcagctgttgcgggtgtttggtttacagctgccctGTCTACAGCTATCGTTTTTTCACCATTTTTCCTGGGCCGCTCAGATATCGCTACTTTCTTTCACATGCAAGCATCATACTTCGCGTTGctattttgttgccttttcatcatcgttgtttcttacacgtccatAACTATTAAAGTTTACtgtggaacgcatcctcagcatcatggtgcaatcagaagagaaataaaactcaccaagacactgttcattgtaacaattgtatcgttaatgctagtgatgccatttacaattttctggtttctttttcatgttaCTTTAGGCGAAATGGTTAAAACCATTTCTTATGAAACAAGGCCGCATTTAACACTATCCTTACAGTGCTTATTTTACGGAAACTCTcttataaatccattgttatatgcattaaaaatgccagagttcaaaagagctctgtttttattctTGCGTTGTAGATATCGCTCGGAGCCAGTTTAG
- the LOC137988066 gene encoding uncharacterized protein, which yields MASSQDTTKKGNKYFQWSTEHDVIMCREVLVSEPFNFKPRSPERGKVWDAIAQRLNAIDQPKFRVSARAVRDRYSLLTAKQAQKLRDEEKASGIHVEISELDSLLEEILEREKDGKAKIESQDLDKNRKAEKEKATAEEVRKQAMERMADTKKKGE from the exons ATGGCTTCTTCTCAAGACACTACGAAGAAAGG AAACAAGTATTTTCAGTGGTCAACGGAACACGATGTCATCATGTGTCGTGAAGTTCTTGTCTCGGAACCGTTTAATTTCAAACCGAGGAGCCCAGAAAGGGGAAAGGTTTGGGACGCTATTGCCCAGCGGCTGAATGCCATTGACCAGCCAAAGTTCAGAGTATCCGCCAGAGCTGTCCGTGACAGGTACTCTCTCTTGACTGCAAAGCAAGCCCAAAAATTAAGGGACGAGGAGAAAGCGTCAGGAATTCATGTCGAAATATCAGAACTGGATAGTTTGCTGGAAGAAATTTTAGAGAGAGAAAAGGATGgtaaagctaaaattgagtcgCAGGATCTTGACAAAAATAGAAAGGCagaaaaggaaaaggcaacagCAGAAGAAGTGAGAAAACAAGCAATGGAAAGAATGGCTGATACTAAAAAAAAGGGAGAATGA